The Brassica oleracea var. oleracea cultivar TO1000 chromosome C7, BOL, whole genome shotgun sequence sequence GAATAACTTGTATCCTAAGCTATCTTTATTGAAGCTTATCCACAACAGCGAGATGGTTGGATCTCTCTCGGCGGCATTCTTCTCAGCATAACAGGCACTGAGGCTCTATACGCAGACATTGCTTACTTCCCGTTACTAGCGATACAGCTCGCTTTCACCTTCTTTGTGTTTCCTTGTCTTCTTCTATCGTACTGCGGACAAGCTGCGTATCTTGTGAACCACAAGGATCATTACGATGACGCATTCTATGCATCTATCCCAAGTTTGTTCCTAAACCTCTTTGCTTTAATGTTCTCTTCATTAGTGCTGAAACTCTCTTTTTGAATGTTTTTTTGACTCCATAGGGAGTGTATATTGGCCAATGTTTGTAGTCGCCACAGGAGCTGCAATCGTTGGGAGCCAAGCTGCGGTATCGGGGACTTACTCGATTATCAAGCAGGCTGTGTCTCATGGATGTTTTCCTCGTGTTAAAATTGTTCATACTTCCAAGAAATTCGTTGGTCAGATCTATTGCCCTGATATTAACTGGATGCTCATGCTTGGCTGCATCGCCGTCACTGCTAGTTTCAAGAATCAGAGCCAAATCGGAAATGCATACGGTAAGATGTATGGTGATAGTGATGATATGAAAGGGTTCTTGCTTATTATTGGAGATAACTTATAGAGCAAGAATATGTATACAAAAAGACTTAAACCTATGTCAACTACAAATAGAGCTTATCAAAATCTTATGATATATATCTAAATCAGCAAATCCATGTCACAATAAGATTATATATTATCCTTAGATTTGGGATTCATATACTTCATAGTTGGATTTTAACGGTCTGTAACAATTGGTCCGCAAAATACACATGTTGCCTCTCAAGTTATCTCGAATACTTATCATCCGACTGTTTTGGTTATATCTTGTTGAGGTTAGGGACTGCGGTTGTGCTTGTGATGCTTGTGACCACGTTACTAATGGTACTAACCATGCTGCTCGTGTGGAGGTGCCACTGGATCCTTGTCCTTATATTCGCGTTCCTCTCGCTCGTGGTGGAGCTGTCGTACTTCTCGGCTGTGCTCTTAAAGGTCAACCAAGGAGGCTGGGTTCCGCTAATCATAGCAGCCATCTCTCTTCTAGTAATGTCGGTTTGGCAGTACGCAACAGTCAAGAAGTATGAGTTCGAAATGCACAGCAAAGTTTCCATGAGTTGGATACTCGGTCTTGGTCCTAGCCTCGGTCTTGTTCGTGTCCCAGGGGTAGGGTTAGTCTACACGGAGTTAGCGAGTGGTGTCCCTCACATTTTCTCTCATTTCATCACTAACCTGCCCGCGATTCACTCAGTGGTAGTCTTTGTCTGCGTCAAGTACCTTCCGGTCTACACTGTCCCTGAAGAAGAGAGGTTTCTTGTGAAGAGAATCGGACCGAAGAAGTTCAGAATGTTCCGCTGCGTAGCCAGGTACTGTCCTTTCTTCTTAGATGTTCTTTAGACGAAGCGTTTGAAATCTCTATAAAAAATGTTATAGGTATGGTTACAAAGATCTACACAGGAAAGACGATGGTTTTGAAAACAAACTGTTAACTAACCTCTCCTCTTTCATCCGAATCGAAACTATGATGGAGCCAGCTTTAACCTCAAGCACCTACAGCAGCGCGTTCTCAGTCAACTATACACAAGAGTCTAGAGATGAGTTGCTCCGTAACAATAGCAACCACAACAACAACAACAACAACAACAACATGGATATTTTCTCATCGATGGTGGACTACACTGTGTCAACCCTAGACACGATAGTTCCAGCTGATTCACCCCGTAATGCAACGAGTTTCAGTCAGAACAACACGGTGGAGGAAGAGGAGGAGGAGGAGGATGAGTTGGAGTTTCTAAAGACATGTAAAGAGTCAGGGGTTGTTCATATCATGGGGAACACTGTGGTGAAAGCAAGAAATGGATCATGGCTTCCTAAAAGGATTGCGATTGATTATGTATATGCGTTTCTTGATAAGATTTGTAGAGAGAATAGTGTTATCTTACATGTTCCTCATGAAACCCTTTTGAACGTTGGACACGTCTTTTATATTTAGTTTTTTGCTTCTTTCTATTTCTTTTTTTTTTTTGTAAAACAACTACAGATAATGGGTAATAAAGGATACTAATTACAAGACTAGACCATAGAAACTGTTGTATTTTGAAACTGAGATTTCATAAAAAGCTTTTTGCAAGCACTGCAAATAATATTTTCAACAATATGTTCTTGTTTCCGTAACAAATTCAAACATGAGAATCCGAACTTGAGATCAAAGCTTTGTTCTTCGATAATTTATAGCTTTCCCTTTCAATCAGTTGATAGTAGATTTACTACATTTTGGAAATATCACACGTTTACGATTGACAAAGAAAATGGCGGCAACAAGTGGTGATATATATAAAAAAAAAAGTGGAGATATAAAAAACATGGGAGCGACTCTCTCTCTAGTGTCTCTCTTCCTCATCTACAAACCCTAGTAGCCACCGTCATCGATTCTGCCTGGGAGGAGATGGGCTTCGGCATATGCTTTTCTCTGTTTCCCTTTCTCTCTTGTGTCGTTATGTTGATTGTGTTCTTGGCTCTGAATTACGGTGGTGCTGTCTACTTCGGTATAGCTTGAGATATGCGTTAGGAGCCTAGATCTGGTTATTGGTGGGTCAGATCTACTCTAATTTTTCAGGATTTGAGGACTTTAATGATTCGTTTGTAGATTGAGCTTGGTGTGTTCGGTTAAAGCTTCCATCTCTGACCGTCAATGTCTCCAGCCAGCGTTCACGCTCTCCCTCGCGGTTCAGACGTAGGAGTTTCTCTCCTATTTCAGCGGTACTGCTAGCCCTTCTCCTTAGTTTGGTTCCTCTTGGGCAAGTCTCTGTCTTCTCCCCTGCCTTCTTATATTTCTATGTTCCTCCTCTGTTGTTGGTGTGTTCGTGTTCTCTGAGTTGGTCCTGGTTCTGAAAGTTTGGTTGAGATGAGTGTCTCTGTAGTCAGTCTCTTCACATATCAAGCCAGCTCTGTGCTCTTCCCTTGCCGTCGGGTGGTCTGTGCCTCTTTCCTTGCCGCCTTATCCTTGTCCATGTGTTCTGTTTCTGTCAAAGGCTTCCCTTGTTTCTCTCCAGCTTTTCTGACATCGTTGCTCCTCGGTTCTTGCATTGGATGATTCTCGAATTGTGCTTGCCTTGGGTCTTAGTTAGTGACCTAGTCAGTGTCTGTGCTTCTTTCCCTTGCCGCTCTGATAGGTTCAGATTAGTGATTGCGGCCTGTGCTTCTTCTCTCGCCACCAACATCTTGATCCTCCTCAGGTTTTCACTTCTGTTGCATCACTCTATCCATGTGCATTCTCCTCTCGAGCAGTTATGTTGACTGTCCAGGTACTCTCCTCATGAACACTTTGTTGCGTAATGTGGGTTTGCTACTCTTATTTAAACCAAAGGGATCTGGGCCATTTAGAGGTTGATCGGATCTTTGGTCGTCGGTTACTTGGTCTCTGTGCATTGGTAGCTTCTTCTGCCCTCTCAAGGATTGGCTTAGTACAGGTGGTATGAGCGGTACCTTCAGCTCACTATCCTGTCTCAGTTCACGTGCGCATCTGAAGGCGGTTGGGTTTAGCTCATTCTAAGCAGTTTTTGGACTCCTTTTGCTTTTGGGCTTGTCTCTTCTGTTTCGGTTATCACTCTAGAAGCTAAGAATAAGCTAGCAAACTGTTGTACGTTCTGTAAACTCTTGCATTCAATAGAAATTTTTTGGCAAAAAAAACAAGTATGTAATTAAAAAAAAATGTTAATAACATGTTTGGCTTTATACTTTAGAAAAACACCATTTTTCAGGACATGCAATTATTATTGATACATGTTACACATAAATATAGATGACCATATAATAACATAGACATATATTAGGACATAATTATGAATATATTGAGAGTTTAGGCATTAAAAATTGTAGAGATTATAATAACATAGACACATACACGTGAGAAACTAATTTATCAAATAATCTTATGGAGATTTTAGGTATAATTTTTTTATAAACACACACACACACACACACATATATATATATATATCTAAATTATTATTCAAAATCAGCATTTGGTTTCTTTAATTTAAAACACACACACACACACACACATATATATATATATATCTAAATTATTATTCAAAATCAGCATTTGGTTTCTTTAATTTAAAACACACACACACACACACACATATATATATATATATCTAAATTATTATTCAAAATCAGCATTTGGTTTCTTTAATTTAAAACACACACACACACACACACATATATATATATATATCTAAATTATTATTCAAAATCAGCATTTGGTTTCTTTAATTTAAAACACACACACACACACACACATATATATATATATATCTAAATTATTATTCAAAATCAGCATTTGGTTTCTTTAATTTAAAACACACACACACACACACACATATATATATATATATCTAAATTATTATTCAAAATCAGCATTTGGTTTCTTTAATTTAAAACACACACACACACACACACATATATATATATATATCTAAATTATTATTCAAAATCAGCATTTGGTTTCTTTAATTTAAAACACACACACACACACACACATATATATATATATATCTAAATTATTATTCAAAATCAGCATTTGGTTTCTTTAATTTAAAACACACACACACACACACACACACACATATATATATATATATATGTATATAAAGTCTTTACCTTTTTAGTTTGATAGATATTTTCTTTTCTGTTATTTGTAATTTGGGAAAATAATTATAAAGAAAAAAGGAAATTAAAATTATAGATCTAATTTAGAACTAAGAAAGAAAAGGAAACCTTAATAAAAGATTTTAATAACAACAATTAGGTATAATATTTTTACTTCATTAAAAGATATCTCTCTAATTAAACTTCCTAATAATCAATTTGAAAGCTATAAGTAGAAAACTGACTCCTCTAGCTAGTATTATAGAGATATGGCTTTCTCTTTTGACCTAGCCGCTAGTCATCTTACAAGGGGATAGAAGTAGAACGAAGAGAAGACCAAAGGTAATAAGAAGAAGAAGGCAAATGGGACATATGCAAGAGCCATGACCGCGTCTATTCATGTGGTTGGGCATCGACAACAAGAATGTATTATCATAATACTATTATGTCATCCTTAGTAGTTGACCAAGATTTAACAATCCCAGCGATGGAAGGCTACTCCGTCTCTCAAGTTTTTCACGGTTTGATGTGCTTTAGGCAAAGTGCTCAAATATATAACACCACCACTAGACAGCTTGTTGTCTTACCCGCCATAGAAGAATCTAACATTCTAGTTGAAAACGACAAGTCTAAGAGGATCATGTACTGTATCGGATCTTCACGATCAATATAAAGTGTTTTGCACAGTTTCAAAACGTGGAGAGAGAGTTTGGAACTTAGTAATATGCATGGGTTGTTAGAATGGGAGAATTGATTGAATGAGAGAATTATTGAGAGTTTATTATTGGAGAATGAAAAACATGAAGAACATAGAGAGAGAGAAAGTAGATCTGAAGATGTAAGAGAAAGAATGAGAGAATAGTTTCCTTAATTTAATTGTGGATCTGGGTACAAGTATTTAAAAACAAGTGACCTCAGTACACAATATAATAAAATATCTTTTCCTCTCTTCTTCTTCTCTTCAATAAAATCGAGCTTATAAAACCCTTATAAAGCCTTATAAAACATTATAAAGTCTGGCAGCTTAATTCTCAAGTCTGGCAGCTTAATTCTCAAGTCTGGCAGCATAATTCCCAAGTCTGGCAGCTTAATTCTCAAGTCTGGCAGCTTAATTCTCAAGTCTGGCAGCTTAATTCTCAAGTCTGGCAGCTTAATTCTCAAGTCTGGCAGCTTAATTCTCAAGTCTGGCAGCTTAATTCTCAAGTCTGGCAGCTTAATTCTCAAGTCTGGCAGCTTAATTCTCAAGTCTGGCAGCTTAATTCTCAAGTCTGGCAGCTTAATTCTCAAGTCTGGCAGCTTAATTCTCAAGTCTGGCAGCTTAATTCTCAAGTCTGGCAGCTTAATTCTCAAGTCTGGCAGCTTAATTCTCAAGTCTGGCAGCTTAATTCTCAAGTCTGGCAGCTTAATTCTCAAGTCTGGCAGCTTAATTCTCAAGTCTGGCAGCTTAATTCTCAAGTCTGGCAGCTTAATTCTCAAGTCTGGCAGCATAATTCCCAAGTCTGGCAGTTTAATTCTCAAGTCTGGCAGCTTAATTCTCAAGTCTGGCAGCTTCATCTCTTCACTTCTTGATCTTCATCTCAACACTCCCCCTCAAGCTAGACTAAGTGAACTTGTCTAGCTTGGAAACCATGAAGATCTCCCTCATTAAAAACCTCAACAAGGAAAACCCATTGGGATAAAACCTTGATGAGGGAAAAAGAGTGGAGACTCCATGGTTAAGGGGATCAGCTCCTGGAAGTAAGATCAATGAGTCCAAGCCTTGATAGTATGGACTCTATTGTCTTCTGCCTCGCTGCCTTAGTAAACACATCAGCCAGTTGATCCTCACTCCTTGTGTAACATGGCAGTATTACTCCTAGGACAATCATCTGCCTCACCTTGTGACAATCAACTTCTATGTGCTTTGTTCTCTCATGAAACACAGAATTAGAAGCGATGTGGATAGCAGCCTGATTATCACAATGCATTGTCATGGGAGTGGTCTGCTCAATACTCAAATGCTTCAATATCCCTTTGATCCACACTAGCTCATTTGTCAACTTCAACATGGCTCTATATTCAGCCTCAGCACTAGAACAAGAGACAANNNNNNNNNNNNNNNNNNNNNNNNNNNNNNNNNNNNNNNNNNNNNNNNNNNNNNNNNNNNNNNNNNNNNNNNNNNNNNNNNNNNNNNNNNNNNNNNNNNNNNNNNNNNNNNNNNNNNNNNNNNNNNNNNNNNNNNNNNNNNNNNNNNNNNNNNNNNNNNNNNNNNNNNNNNNNNNNNNNNNNNNNNNNNNNNNNNNNNNNNNNNNNNNNNNNNNNNNNNNNNNNNNNNNNNNNNNNNNNNNNNNNNNNNNNNNNNNNNNNNNNNNNNNNNNNNNNNNNNNNNNNNNNNNNNNNNNNNNNNNNNNNNNNNNNNNNNNNNNNNNNNNNNNNNNNNNNNNNNNNNNNNNNNNNNNNNNNNNNNNNNNNNNNNNNNNNNNNNNNNNNNNNNNNNNNNNNNNNNNNNNNNNNNNNNNNNNNNNNNNNNNNNNNNNNNNNNNNNNNNNNNNNNNNNNNNNNNNNNNNNNNNNNNNNNNNNNNNNNNNNNNNNNNNNNNNNNNNNNNNNNNNNNNNNNNNNNNNNNNNNNNNNNNNNNNNNNNNNNNNNNNNNNNNNNNNNNNNNNNNNNNNNNNNNNNNNNNNNNNNNNNNNNNNNNNNNNNNNNNNNNNNNNNNNNNNNNNNNNNNNNNNNNNNNNNNNNNNNNNNNNNNNNNNNNNNNNNNNNNNNNNNNNNNNNNNNNNNNNNNNNNNNNNNNNNNNNNNNNNNNNNNNNNNNNNNNNNNNNNNNNNNNNNNNNNNNNNNNNNNNNNNNNNNNNNNNNNNNNNNNNNNNNNNNNNNNNNNNNNNNNNNNNNNNNNNNNNNNNNNNNNNNNNNNNNNNNNNNNNNNNNNNNNNNNNNNNNNNNNNNNNNNNNNNNNNNNNNNNNNNNNNNNNNNNNNNNNNNNNNNNNNNNNNNNNNNNNNNNNNNNNNNNNNNNNNNNNNNNNNNNNNNNNNNNNNNNNNNNNNNNNNNNNNNNNNNNNNNNNNNNNNNNNNNNNNNNNNNNNNNNNNNNNNNNNNNNNNNNNNNNNNNNNNNNNNNNNNNNNNNNNNNNNNNNNNNNNNNNNNNNNNNNNNNNNNNNNNNNNNNNNNNNNNNNNNNNNNNNNNNNNNNNNNNNNNNNNNNNNNNNNNNNNNNNNNNNNNNNNNNNNNNNNNNNNNNNNNNNNNNNNNNNNNNNNNNNNNNNNNNNNNNNNNNNNNNNNNNNNNNNNNNNNNNNNNNNNNNNNNNNNNNNNNNNNNNNNNNNNNNNNNNNNNNNNTCCTGTTGATGAGATAACACGCTGAGACAACTGCATCACTCCAAAATCTCTTGGGAACATTGGAATGAAACATCATTGATCTTGCTACTTCCATCAGGTGTCTGTTCTTCCTCTCAGCCACACCATTCTGTTGTGGAGAGTAGGGCCAGCTGGTTTGATGAACCATCCCATGCTTCATCAGATGATTCTTGAATGCATGGCTAGTGTATTCACCTCCATTGTCTGACCTTAGTACCTTCACAGTAGCATTATACTGATTAGTGACATAAGCTTGGAAGTTTATAAATGCCTCTAACACTCTATCCTTGGAAGGAAGCAATGTGACCCATGTATACTTAGATTTTTCATCTATGAAAGTCACAAAATACTTATGCTTATCCCTAGATATACATGGAGATGTCC is a genomic window containing:
- the LOC106305814 gene encoding potassium transporter 9-like isoform X1; amino-acid sequence: MSERVEASVAEGENTIEERHIGAMWELEQKLDQSMDEEANKLKIMYREKGLSMWMLLRLSFQSLGIVYGDLGTSPLYVFYNTFPDGIKDSEDVIGALSLIIYSLLLIPLIKYVFIVCKANDNGQGGTLAIYSLLCRHAKVKLIPNQQRSDEDLTTYSRTLVAEGSFAAKTKKWLESKESRKRALLFVVLLGTCMMIGDGILTPAISVLSATGGIKVSSPKMSSDIVVVMSIVILVGLFSMQHYGTDKVGWLFAPIVFIWFLFIGATGIYNIFKHDTRVLKAFSPTYVYLYFKRRGRDGWISLGGILLSITGTEALYADIAYFPLLAIQLAFTFFVFPCLLLSYCGQAAYLVNHKDHYDDAFYASIPRSVYWPMFVVATGAAIVGSQAAVSGTYSIIKQAVSHGCFPRVKIVHTSKKFVGQIYCPDINWMLMLGCIAVTASFKNQSQIGNAYGTAVVLVMLVTTLLMVLTMLLVWRCHWILVLIFAFLSLVVELSYFSAVLLKVNQGGWVPLIIAAISLLVMSVWQYATVKKYEFEMHSKVSMSWILGLGPSLGLVRVPGVGLVYTELASGVPHIFSHFITNLPAIHSVVVFVCVKYLPVYTVPEEERFLVKRIGPKKFRMFRCVARYGYKDLHRKDDGFENKLLTNLSSFIRIETMMEPALTSSTYSSAFSVNYTQESRDELLRNNSNHNNNNNNNNMDIFSSMVDYTVSTLDTIVPADSPRNATSFSQNNTVEEEEEEEDELEFLKTCKESGVVHIMGNTVVKARNGSWLPKRIAIDYVYAFLDKICRENSVILHVPHETLLNVGHVFYI
- the LOC106305814 gene encoding potassium transporter 9-like isoform X3; the encoded protein is MSERVEASVAEGENTIEERHIGAMWELEQKLDQSMDEEANKLKIMYREKGLSMWMLLRLSFQSLGIVYGDLGTSPLYVFYNTFPDGIKDSEDVIGALSLIIYSLLLIPLIKYVFIVCKANDNGQGGTLAIYSLLCRHAKVKLIPNQQRSDEDLTTYSRTLVAEGSFAAKTKKWLESKESRKRALLFVVLLGTCMMIGDGILTPAISVLSATGGIKVSSPKMSSDIVVVMSIVILVGLFSMQHYGTDKVGWLFAPIVFIWFLFIGATGIYNIFKHDTRVLKAFSPTYVYLYFKRRGRDGWISLGGILLSITGTEALYADIAYFPLLAIQLAFTFFVFPCLLLSYCGQAAYLVNHKDHYDDAFYASIPRSVYWPMFVVATGAAIVGSQAAVSGTYSIIKQAVSHGCFPRVKIVHTSKKFVGQIYCPDINWMLMLGCIAVTASFKNQSQIGNAYGTAVVLVMLVTTLLMVLTMLLVWRCHWILVLIFAFLSLVVELSYFSAVLLKVNQGGWVPLIIAAISLLVMSVWQYATVKKYEFEMHSKVSMSWILGLGPSLGLVRVPGVGLVYTELASGVPHIFSHFITNLPAIHSVVVFVCVKYLPVYTVPEEERFLVKRIGPKKFRMFRCVASFNLKHLQQRVLSQLYTRV
- the LOC106305814 gene encoding potassium transporter 9-like isoform X2: MSERVEASVAEGENTIEERHIGAMWELEQKLDQSMDEEANKLKIMYREKGLSMWMLLRLSFQSLGIVYGDLGTSPLYVFYNTFPDGIKDSEDVIGALSLIIYSLLLIPLIKYVFIVCKANDNGQGGTLAIYSLLCRHAKVKLIPNQQRSDEDLTTYSRTLVAEGSFAAKTKKWLESKESRKRALLFVVLLGTCMMIGDGILTPAISVLSATGGIKVSSPKMSSDIVVVMSIVILVGLFSMQHYGTDKVGWLFAPIVFIWFLFIGATGIYNIFKHDTRVLKAFSPTYVYLYFKRRGRDGWISLGGILLSITGTEALYADIAYFPLLAIQLAFTFFVFPCLLLSYCGQAAYLVNHKDHYDDAFYASIPRSVYWPMFVVATGAAIVGSQAAVSGTYSIIKQAVSHGCFPRVKIVHTSKKFVGQIYCPDINWMLMLGCIAVTASFKNQSQIGNAYGTAVVLVMLVTTLLMVLTMLLVWRCHWILVLIFAFLSLVVELSYFSAVLLKVNQGGWVPLIIAAISLLVMSVWQYATVKKYEFEMHSKVSMSWILGLGPSLGLVRVPGVGLVYTELASGVPHIFSHFITNLPAIHSVVVFVCVKYLPVYTVPEEERFLVKRIGPKKFRMFRCVARYGYKDLHRKDDGFENKLLTNLSSFIRIETMMEPALTSSTYSSAFSVNYTQESRDELLRNNSNHNNNNNNNNMDIFSSMVDYTVSTLDTIVPADSPRNATSFSQNNTVEEEEEEEDELEFLKTCKESGVVHIMGNTVVKARNGSWLPKRIAIDYVYAFLDKICRENSVILHVPHETLLNVGHVFYI